A genomic segment from Nodularia sphaerocarpa UHCC 0038 encodes:
- a CDS encoding 16S rRNA (uracil(1498)-N(3))-methyltransferase, translating into MAQLQRIAIAPAQIEENLITLTKEQQHYLGRVLRLRAGDRFIAMDGQGKWWLAQLESEQAQILETLTVETELAIAITLMVALPKGNGFDEIVRYCTELGVTCIAPVLSERTLLNPSPQKLERWRRIATEAAEQSERAFVPTILEPIAFSAAMTASQATHRYICEARGDYPHLNNVVKNDSREIVIATGPEGGWTETEIENAIASGYQPVSLGRRILRAVTAPVVALTLISAIYEV; encoded by the coding sequence ATGGCGCAACTACAACGAATTGCGATCGCACCTGCTCAAATTGAAGAAAATCTGATTACCTTGACAAAAGAGCAACAACATTATCTGGGAAGAGTGTTGAGGTTACGCGCAGGCGATCGCTTTATAGCGATGGATGGTCAGGGAAAATGGTGGTTAGCACAATTAGAATCTGAGCAAGCCCAGATTTTAGAAACACTGACCGTAGAAACTGAATTAGCTATAGCAATTACGCTCATGGTAGCCTTACCCAAAGGCAATGGATTTGATGAAATAGTCCGTTATTGTACAGAATTGGGTGTAACTTGTATTGCTCCGGTATTGAGCGAGCGCACCTTACTAAATCCCAGTCCGCAAAAACTGGAACGTTGGCGACGCATAGCCACAGAAGCAGCAGAACAATCAGAACGAGCTTTTGTACCCACAATATTAGAACCTATAGCTTTTAGTGCTGCTATGACTGCGAGTCAAGCAACTCACCGTTATATTTGTGAAGCGCGTGGAGATTATCCCCATTTAAACAACGTGGTTAAAAATGACAGTAGAGAAATTGTCATAGCGACTGGTCCCGAAGGGGGGTGGACAGAAACAGAAATTGAGAATGCGATCGCATCTGGATATCAACCAGTATCCCTGGGTCGGCGGATCTTGCGCGCAGTTACAGCACCAGTAGTAGCATTAACCTTAATTTCCGCAATTTATGAAGTATAA